In Rhodococcus sp. OK302, one genomic interval encodes:
- a CDS encoding HNH endonuclease signature motif containing protein, with protein sequence MSDTAGAFADALVDALVEQHASIARAQFLEVDAVTSLYFRRCDEDERAGRNAAVQGEFVNVEVAFVLSITEYAATRMITLGCDLRLRLHRVSSVFASGEIDLGQATALSEALSNVSEDALDLIEKLLVEGAAGCSSSRLKARARALIARHDPEGAVARRRRAQEDRDVRICAGVDGMSTLDGVLPAVGAQTVAAKLRAMSLQVCARDPRTLAQRRADALVALSEGRSILECSCGSECARAGSPEPSTAPSATILVGVSASTLLGFDDLPAFLHGYGAIDAELAREIAADSTWRRVLTLSEEDRLTLCATSARGGPILGVGKRVAAPLISPAAVAARKKFREEWTYRPTVALAQAVRTRDGTCRFPNCVVRAESCDLDHTVAFDHEDPDGGGLTTELNLACLCRKHHRLKTFGYWSVRQVGGARLEWTDPRGVVVVTKPRGAFCDVDVAPDVGERFRLTDSHVVERLFRCHGRGVEADLEYLLDSTVAGWRRIRPRAAGRPQFSVPSGLGDPPPF encoded by the coding sequence ATGAGCGATACGGCGGGGGCATTCGCGGATGCGTTGGTGGATGCGTTGGTGGAACAGCATGCGTCCATCGCGCGCGCTCAGTTCCTCGAGGTCGATGCGGTCACGTCGTTGTATTTCCGGCGGTGCGACGAGGATGAGCGGGCCGGGCGCAACGCAGCAGTTCAGGGTGAGTTCGTCAATGTCGAGGTCGCGTTTGTTCTGAGTATCACCGAGTATGCGGCGACGCGGATGATCACGTTGGGGTGCGATCTTCGTCTGCGGTTACATCGGGTGTCGTCGGTGTTCGCGTCGGGGGAGATCGATCTCGGTCAGGCGACGGCGTTGTCGGAGGCACTATCGAATGTGTCCGAGGATGCGCTGGATCTGATCGAAAAGTTGTTGGTCGAGGGTGCGGCGGGGTGCAGTAGTAGTCGACTCAAGGCGAGGGCACGCGCTCTGATTGCCCGTCACGATCCGGAGGGTGCGGTGGCCCGTCGTCGCCGGGCTCAGGAGGATCGGGATGTGCGGATCTGTGCGGGCGTAGACGGGATGTCGACGTTGGATGGGGTGTTGCCGGCCGTGGGGGCGCAGACTGTGGCGGCGAAGCTGCGGGCGATGTCGTTGCAGGTGTGTGCGCGTGATCCTCGTACGTTGGCGCAGCGTCGCGCGGATGCGTTGGTGGCGTTGTCGGAGGGGCGGTCGATACTCGAATGTTCTTGTGGGAGTGAGTGTGCGCGGGCCGGTTCGCCGGAACCTTCGACTGCCCCGTCGGCGACGATTCTGGTGGGTGTCAGTGCGTCGACGTTGCTGGGATTCGATGATCTGCCGGCGTTTCTGCATGGTTACGGGGCTATTGATGCGGAGTTGGCGCGTGAGATCGCGGCGGACAGTACGTGGCGGCGGGTGCTCACGCTTTCGGAGGAGGATCGGCTGACGTTGTGCGCCACCAGTGCTCGGGGTGGACCTATTCTCGGGGTGGGTAAACGGGTTGCGGCTCCGCTGATTTCGCCGGCTGCGGTTGCGGCTCGGAAGAAGTTTCGGGAGGAGTGGACGTATCGGCCGACTGTTGCGTTGGCGCAGGCGGTTCGTACGCGGGACGGTACGTGTCGGTTCCCGAATTGTGTTGTGCGGGCGGAGAGTTGCGATCTCGATCATACGGTTGCATTCGATCACGAGGATCCTGATGGTGGCGGGTTGACGACTGAGCTCAATTTGGCATGTTTGTGCCGGAAACATCATCGGCTCAAGACGTTCGGGTATTGGTCGGTGCGTCAAGTTGGGGGCGCGCGGTTGGAGTGGACTGATCCGCGGGGCGTGGTGGTGGTGACGAAGCCGCGTGGCGCGTTCTGTGATGTCGATGTCGCGCCGGATGTCGGGGAGCGGTTCCGTTTGACGGACAGTCATGTGGTCGAGAGGTTGTTTCGGTGTCATGGTCGCGGGGTCGAGGCGGATTTGGAGTATCTGCTTGATTCGACGGTGGCGGGGTGGCGGAGGATTCGTCCGCGGGCGGCTGGCAGGCCGCAGTTCAGTGTTCCGTCGGGGCTCGGCGATCCGCCACCGTTCTGA
- a CDS encoding putative quinol monooxygenase: MSTIRVLVGSTVKSENLAEVLDLYDELVRETRREDGCISYELLQRTDEPGELMLVEEWQSQAHLDAHTHTEHFVRLVAALDRLEQAAPAMILSKVL; this comes from the coding sequence ATGTCGACGATCCGGGTGTTGGTAGGAAGCACAGTCAAATCCGAGAATCTTGCCGAGGTGCTCGATCTTTACGACGAGCTTGTTCGCGAGACGCGACGAGAGGACGGCTGCATCAGCTACGAGTTGCTGCAGCGGACGGACGAACCGGGCGAGCTGATGTTGGTCGAGGAATGGCAATCGCAGGCGCATTTGGATGCCCATACGCATACCGAGCATTTTGTGCGTTTGGTTGCTGCTCTCGATAGGCTCGAGCAAGCGGCGCCCGCGATGATTTTGTCAAAAGTGTTGTGA
- a CDS encoding glutamine synthetase III family protein encodes MSGNAVRLQAIKDVEAYVPPVVSFTTDEAPGEVFGANVFNKVVMQKRLPKQIYKSVIATIEQGAPLDPAVADAVASAMKDWALEKGATHYAHVFYPLTGLTAEKHDSFFEPVGDGSAMAEFAGKTLIQGEPDASSFPNGGLRNTFEARGYTGWDVTSPAYVLENPNGNTLCIPTVFVSMTGEALDHKTPLLRSQQVMGLHAERILKLFGHTDPEHIVSFCGPEQEYFLIDRHFFLARPDLLNAGRTLFGTKPPKGQEFDDHYFGAIPERVLGFMMDTERELFKLGIPAKTRHNEVAPGQFEIAPMFERGNIAADHQQLLMTTFKTVAKKHGMECLFHEKPFDGVNGSGKHVNFSLGNSELGSLLVPGDNPHDNAQFLVFCAAVIRAVHKYAGLLRASVASATNDHRLGANEAPPAIISIFLGDQLADVFEQIAKGAATSSKDKGTMMIGADTLPVLPTDPGDRNRTSPFAFTGNRFEFRAPGSMQTVNGPMVTINTIMAEALDYMATELETAVADGADFDTAVQNLLTDIITNHGAVVFNGDGYSENWQIEAAARGLPNLRTTLDALPELISESALELFDKYNVFNHREMHSRYEVGLEQYALSIGVEARLAVEIGTTLILPAAVRHQTEIAQNFVALKAAGIEPDLAPLNEVSEPVTALRGALAALRAGIKAIPDESPLEQAKHAQEVLMPAMAEVRTAADLLETMVADDHWPLPTYQEMLYIL; translated from the coding sequence ATGAGTGGAAACGCAGTCCGTCTGCAAGCGATCAAAGATGTTGAGGCCTACGTACCTCCCGTCGTCAGTTTCACAACCGACGAAGCACCGGGTGAGGTGTTCGGCGCTAACGTCTTCAACAAGGTAGTGATGCAGAAGCGCCTACCCAAGCAGATCTACAAGTCTGTGATCGCCACGATCGAGCAGGGCGCGCCCCTGGATCCGGCAGTCGCCGACGCCGTCGCTTCGGCGATGAAGGACTGGGCACTCGAGAAGGGCGCCACCCACTACGCGCACGTCTTCTACCCCCTCACCGGCCTGACCGCCGAGAAGCATGACAGCTTCTTCGAGCCCGTCGGCGACGGTTCTGCCATGGCCGAATTTGCCGGCAAGACACTCATCCAGGGTGAGCCGGATGCGTCGAGCTTCCCCAACGGCGGCCTGCGAAATACGTTCGAAGCCCGCGGATACACCGGCTGGGATGTCACCAGTCCGGCCTACGTTCTCGAGAACCCCAACGGCAACACACTGTGCATCCCGACGGTATTTGTGTCGATGACCGGCGAAGCCCTCGACCACAAGACTCCCCTGCTCCGGTCACAGCAGGTCATGGGCCTGCACGCCGAACGCATCTTGAAGCTGTTCGGCCACACCGATCCCGAGCACATTGTGTCCTTCTGTGGCCCGGAGCAGGAGTACTTCCTGATCGATCGCCACTTCTTCCTGGCGCGCCCCGATCTGCTCAACGCCGGCCGCACACTCTTCGGCACCAAGCCACCCAAGGGCCAGGAATTCGACGACCACTACTTCGGTGCCATCCCCGAGCGTGTCCTCGGATTCATGATGGACACCGAGCGTGAACTGTTCAAACTCGGTATTCCCGCGAAGACCCGTCACAACGAGGTTGCTCCCGGCCAGTTCGAGATCGCGCCGATGTTCGAGCGCGGCAACATCGCTGCCGACCACCAGCAACTCCTGATGACCACGTTCAAGACCGTCGCCAAGAAGCACGGTATGGAGTGCCTGTTCCACGAGAAGCCTTTCGACGGTGTCAACGGCTCCGGCAAGCACGTCAACTTCTCGTTGGGCAACTCGGAACTGGGCAGTTTGCTTGTGCCCGGAGACAATCCGCATGACAACGCTCAGTTCCTGGTGTTCTGTGCTGCTGTTATTCGCGCTGTCCACAAGTACGCGGGTCTGCTCCGCGCTTCGGTGGCGTCGGCAACCAACGATCATCGCCTCGGCGCCAACGAGGCTCCGCCGGCCATCATCTCGATCTTCCTCGGCGACCAGCTTGCCGACGTCTTCGAGCAGATCGCCAAGGGCGCCGCGACGTCGTCGAAGGACAAGGGCACCATGATGATCGGTGCCGATACACTCCCTGTACTGCCCACCGATCCCGGCGATCGCAACCGCACCAGCCCATTTGCCTTCACCGGCAACAGGTTCGAGTTCCGCGCACCCGGTTCCATGCAGACCGTCAACGGTCCGATGGTCACGATCAACACCATCATGGCCGAAGCACTCGACTACATGGCCACCGAACTCGAAACGGCAGTTGCCGACGGCGCCGACTTCGACACCGCCGTACAGAACCTGCTGACAGACATCATCACCAACCACGGTGCTGTTGTCTTCAACGGTGACGGCTACTCGGAGAACTGGCAGATCGAGGCCGCGGCTCGCGGACTACCCAACCTGCGCACCACGCTGGACGCTCTGCCTGAGCTCATTTCCGAATCCGCGTTGGAGTTGTTCGACAAGTACAACGTCTTCAATCATCGCGAAATGCACAGCCGCTACGAGGTCGGCCTCGAGCAGTACGCATTGAGCATCGGCGTCGAAGCACGTCTGGCAGTCGAAATCGGTACGACGCTTATCCTTCCGGCGGCAGTGCGTCACCAGACGGAAATCGCCCAGAACTTCGTGGCACTCAAGGCTGCCGGGATCGAACCGGATCTGGCACCGCTGAATGAGGTTTCGGAGCCGGTCACGGCGCTCCGCGGCGCCCTCGCCGCATTGCGTGCCGGCATCAAGGCAATTCCCGACGAGTCTCCGCTCGAGCAGGCCAAGCATGCGCAGGAAGTACTGATGCCGGCAATGGCGGAAGTTCGGACTGCTGCGGATCTCCTCGAAACCATGGTCGCGGACGATCACTGGCCGCTTCCGACGTACCAGGAAATGCTCTACATTCTCTGA
- a CDS encoding DUF4185 domain-containing protein, which yields MSALLSIGVVTIAATIVSAPAASAVGGPCGQGGNGSLGSMTGSLGSLTGSLSGSAATGSLMNGLPWITGAPNGALPVLRGRTKAIEMVTGPGSPNDTINRFSVSGTDLGIMWDAGNDRDVLMAFGDTVGDCDSPGDDWRSNVLFRSSNTDIANKFRIETSPKDGPNHSKEIIPEPQIAPGLEFTTIPTAGISYDGVQYIRFMSVRSWDVPGEWTTNYSGLAYSTDNGENWEVDPATVRVNTGDFDINVPGIPAISPINKNFQQSAFLDGGDGFIYEYGTPSGRSGGALLSRVPGAELRNPLAYEYWNGSTWSADSDGAVTVIKSPVSELSVQWNDYLHKYVAMYTSPMGLVMSQADHPEGPWSGSQVLVSGATLPGIYGGFMHPWTSRDGSHTLEFVATTWDRYNVIYMQTNLEGMDMSPWDSRDRPDPATTGEAELLEMRMPEEQ from the coding sequence ATGTCAGCGTTGTTGTCCATTGGCGTAGTCACTATCGCGGCCACAATCGTTTCAGCGCCGGCGGCGTCTGCCGTTGGTGGCCCGTGTGGGCAAGGTGGCAACGGTTCGCTGGGTTCGATGACGGGTTCGCTCGGTTCGCTGACGGGATCACTGAGCGGTTCTGCCGCTACGGGTTCGCTCATGAACGGATTGCCCTGGATCACGGGTGCGCCCAATGGTGCGCTGCCCGTCCTCCGGGGTCGAACCAAGGCCATCGAAATGGTGACCGGTCCGGGTAGTCCCAATGACACGATCAATCGCTTCAGTGTTTCCGGTACCGACCTCGGAATCATGTGGGACGCCGGCAACGACCGCGACGTCTTGATGGCATTCGGCGACACAGTCGGGGACTGTGATAGCCCCGGCGACGACTGGCGCAGCAATGTGCTCTTCCGCAGCAGCAATACTGATATCGCGAACAAGTTTCGGATCGAGACTTCCCCCAAGGATGGTCCGAACCACTCGAAGGAAATCATCCCCGAACCCCAGATTGCCCCGGGGCTCGAGTTCACCACTATCCCGACGGCCGGAATCTCTTATGACGGAGTGCAATACATCCGGTTCATGTCCGTCCGTTCCTGGGATGTGCCGGGGGAGTGGACAACCAACTACTCGGGCCTCGCTTATTCCACCGACAACGGTGAGAACTGGGAAGTCGATCCGGCCACGGTGCGCGTGAACACCGGCGATTTCGATATCAACGTCCCGGGAATCCCCGCGATATCGCCGATCAACAAGAACTTCCAGCAGAGTGCCTTCCTCGATGGCGGTGACGGGTTCATCTACGAATACGGCACCCCGTCCGGACGTTCCGGTGGCGCACTATTGTCCCGGGTTCCGGGAGCGGAACTTCGCAATCCCCTTGCCTACGAGTACTGGAACGGGTCCACATGGAGTGCGGACTCAGACGGCGCAGTGACGGTAATCAAGTCACCGGTCAGTGAACTCTCGGTTCAGTGGAACGACTACCTCCACAAGTACGTCGCTATGTACACCAGTCCGATGGGGCTCGTGATGAGCCAGGCCGATCATCCGGAAGGTCCCTGGAGTGGATCGCAGGTCTTGGTCAGCGGAGCTACTTTGCCGGGCATCTACGGCGGATTCATGCATCCCTGGACCTCCCGAGACGGCAGCCATACCCTCGAATTTGTCGCGACTACGTGGGATCGATACAACGTGATCTACATGCAGACGAACCTAGAGGGCATGGATATGTCGCCGTGGGATTCTCGCGACCGGCCAGACCCCGCGACAACCGGTGAGGCGGAACTCCTCGAGATGAGGATGCCCGAAGAGCAGTAA
- the gdhA gene encoding NADP-specific glutamate dehydrogenase: protein MSVRDRVAQIYDQVLVRNAGEPEFHQAAAEVFESLHVVLERHPRYADGGLIERLCEPERQIIFRVPWTDDNGNVHVNRGFRVQYNSALGPYKGGLRFHPSVNLGIVKFLGFEQIFKNSLTGLPIGGGKGGSDFDPKGRTDAEVMRFCQSFMTELQRHIGEYTDVPAGDIGVGGREIGYLFGQYKRLTNTYESGVLTGKGITWGGSQVRTEATGYGVAYFVAEMLKARGTDLEGKNVVISGSGNVAIYAIQKIHQLGGVAIACSDSSGYIVDKKGIDLDLLKEIKEVRRGRISEYADAVPHAEFIAGGSIWDVPCDVALPCATQNELDEAAAKTLITNGVQAVAEGANMPTTPGGVQLFRDADVAFAPGKAANAGGVATSALEMQQNASRDSWSFEYTDERLARIMRGIHERTITTAAEYGKPGDYVHGANIAGFVKVADAMISLGVI from the coding sequence GTGTCCGTACGTGACCGCGTAGCGCAGATTTACGATCAGGTGTTGGTTCGCAATGCAGGTGAGCCCGAGTTCCACCAGGCTGCCGCCGAAGTTTTCGAGTCCCTGCACGTCGTGCTCGAGCGCCACCCGCGCTACGCCGACGGCGGACTGATCGAGCGCCTGTGCGAGCCGGAACGCCAGATCATCTTCCGTGTGCCGTGGACTGACGACAACGGCAACGTCCACGTCAACCGTGGCTTCCGCGTCCAGTACAACAGTGCACTCGGCCCGTACAAGGGCGGCCTGCGCTTCCACCCCAGCGTCAACCTGGGCATTGTGAAGTTCCTCGGCTTCGAGCAGATCTTCAAGAACTCCCTCACCGGCCTGCCCATCGGCGGCGGCAAGGGTGGCTCGGACTTCGATCCCAAGGGTCGTACCGACGCAGAGGTCATGCGTTTCTGCCAGTCCTTCATGACCGAGCTCCAGCGCCACATCGGTGAGTACACCGACGTGCCCGCCGGTGACATCGGTGTCGGCGGCCGCGAAATCGGCTACCTGTTCGGCCAGTACAAGCGACTGACCAACACCTACGAGTCCGGCGTTCTCACCGGCAAGGGCATCACTTGGGGCGGTTCGCAGGTTCGCACCGAGGCCACCGGCTACGGCGTCGCATACTTCGTCGCTGAAATGCTCAAGGCCAGGGGCACAGACCTCGAGGGCAAGAACGTCGTGATCTCCGGATCCGGCAACGTCGCCATCTACGCCATCCAGAAGATCCACCAGCTCGGTGGCGTCGCCATCGCGTGCTCGGATTCCTCCGGTTACATCGTGGACAAGAAGGGTATCGACCTCGACCTCCTCAAGGAGATCAAGGAAGTTCGCCGTGGCCGCATCAGCGAGTACGCCGACGCTGTCCCCCACGCAGAGTTCATCGCCGGAGGTTCCATCTGGGACGTGCCGTGCGATGTCGCACTCCCCTGCGCGACGCAGAACGAGCTGGACGAAGCCGCAGCAAAGACGTTGATCACCAACGGTGTTCAGGCCGTTGCCGAAGGCGCGAACATGCCCACCACCCCCGGTGGCGTCCAGCTCTTCCGCGACGCCGATGTCGCTTTCGCTCCGGGCAAGGCAGCCAACGCCGGTGGCGTTGCTACTTCCGCCCTCGAAATGCAGCAGAACGCTTCGCGCGATTCCTGGAGCTTCGAGTACACCGATGAGCGTCTCGCCCGCATCATGCGTGGCATCCACGAGCGCACCATCACCACGGCTGCCGAGTACGGCAAGCCGGGCGACTACGTGCACGGCGCGAACATCGCCGGCTTCGTCAAGGTTGCCGACGCCATGATTTCCCTGGGCGTTATCTAA
- a CDS encoding fatty acid desaturase family protein, producing the protein MFGLSLSTFPLLGNRSEVKVEAPVVLTYDQVEELGRELDALRARTVASLGAEDREYIYKVIKAQRGFEVAGRGLMYLGFLPPVWLAAVGALSVSKILDNMEIGHNVMHGQYDWMREPGLNSEVFEWDTVCPADQWRHSHNYMHHTYTNILGKDRDVGYGILRIDEAQKWNPYYLGNPLWAFTLMILFEWGVMMHDLEIENVIQRKRKWHDVKPLLKGWWNKAGKQVLKDYVIFPALTGPLFVTTLAGNVTANLVRNVWTYSIIFCGHFPTGVQSFTEDETVDETRGQWYVRQMLGSANIEGSPLFHIMSGNLSHQIEHHLFPDLPAHRYPELAPEVKALCVKYGLPYNTGGFFKQIGSVWGKIFKFALPPALVKSQSPAGVIVERQRTAS; encoded by the coding sequence ATGTTTGGACTGTCACTTTCCACCTTCCCTCTTCTCGGTAACCGTTCCGAAGTGAAGGTCGAGGCGCCCGTCGTCCTGACTTACGACCAGGTCGAGGAACTCGGCCGCGAACTCGATGCGCTTCGCGCGCGTACCGTCGCCTCCCTCGGCGCGGAGGACCGTGAGTACATTTACAAAGTCATCAAGGCGCAGCGAGGTTTTGAGGTCGCCGGACGAGGCCTGATGTACTTGGGCTTCCTGCCGCCGGTCTGGCTCGCAGCGGTGGGCGCACTGAGTGTCTCGAAGATCCTCGACAACATGGAGATCGGCCACAACGTCATGCACGGTCAATACGACTGGATGCGTGAACCGGGCCTCAATTCCGAAGTGTTCGAATGGGATACGGTCTGCCCGGCCGATCAGTGGCGGCACTCGCACAACTATATGCATCACACGTACACCAATATTCTCGGCAAAGATCGAGACGTCGGATACGGCATCCTTCGGATTGACGAAGCCCAGAAATGGAATCCCTACTACCTCGGTAATCCGTTGTGGGCGTTCACGTTGATGATTCTTTTCGAGTGGGGCGTCATGATGCACGATCTCGAGATCGAGAACGTCATTCAACGCAAGCGGAAGTGGCACGACGTCAAGCCTTTGCTCAAAGGCTGGTGGAACAAGGCCGGCAAACAGGTACTCAAGGACTACGTCATCTTCCCCGCACTCACCGGACCGCTGTTCGTCACCACGCTCGCCGGCAATGTCACTGCCAACCTGGTTCGGAACGTGTGGACGTACTCGATCATCTTCTGTGGCCATTTCCCTACTGGCGTACAGAGTTTCACCGAGGACGAGACAGTCGACGAGACTCGCGGCCAGTGGTATGTCCGTCAGATGCTCGGCAGTGCCAACATCGAGGGCAGTCCGCTCTTCCACATCATGTCCGGCAACCTGTCCCACCAGATCGAACATCATCTGTTTCCTGATCTGCCGGCGCACCGTTATCCGGAACTTGCACCCGAGGTCAAGGCGTTGTGTGTGAAGTACGGTTTGCCGTACAACACCGGTGGGTTCTTCAAGCAGATCGGTTCGGTGTGGGGCAAGATCTTCAAGTTTGCCCTGCCACCCGCATTGGTCAAGTCTCAGAGCCCCGCCGGTGTTATCGTCGAACGCCAGCGCACTGCATCCTGA
- a CDS encoding ferredoxin reductase, translated as MTIASAPKAIAKRGLSLIGLVEAMAAPHQIDRYLELVNPMATVRDLRAQVVAVDYPVADSVTLTLRPTRQWRGFSAGQFVQVGVVIDGVRHTRCYSPAGSASTRNGLIELTVKAQPDGLVSQHLHRNAQPGLVVSLSQADGVFQLPTPRPDRVLLISGGSGITPVMSMLRTLVDDGHAGEIVFVHYVNTDKDVAYLPQLKSLAAKNSSVKLVLVYTETGGGDLEGFFDRGHLDAVAPWIVDPKVNDAQAFLCGPPGLMRGVREVFRDVGVEHLLNTEEFAPAVVEPGEVGGQVSFTKSAVAAENSGRTLLEQAEAAGLTPEYGCRMGICFSCTSVKKAGRTRNIRTGETDDEPDKKIQLCVSAPVGDVTVEI; from the coding sequence ATGACGATCGCATCAGCTCCGAAGGCTATTGCCAAGCGTGGATTGTCTTTGATCGGACTCGTCGAGGCTATGGCGGCGCCACATCAGATCGACCGCTACCTCGAGCTGGTCAATCCCATGGCAACGGTGCGGGACCTACGCGCTCAGGTGGTGGCCGTCGACTATCCGGTTGCTGACTCCGTCACCCTGACCTTGCGCCCGACCCGGCAGTGGAGAGGTTTCAGCGCCGGACAGTTTGTGCAGGTAGGCGTCGTGATTGACGGAGTCCGTCATACCCGCTGCTACTCGCCCGCCGGCAGCGCATCCACGCGCAATGGGCTGATTGAACTGACCGTCAAGGCTCAGCCGGACGGCCTGGTCTCGCAGCATCTACATCGGAATGCTCAACCCGGATTGGTCGTCAGCCTTTCGCAGGCCGACGGCGTATTTCAGCTCCCGACGCCAAGGCCGGACCGGGTACTTCTCATCAGCGGTGGCAGCGGAATCACTCCCGTGATGTCGATGCTGCGGACGCTGGTCGACGACGGGCATGCCGGTGAAATTGTGTTCGTGCACTACGTGAACACCGACAAGGATGTGGCCTACCTACCTCAGTTGAAGTCACTGGCCGCTAAGAATTCCAGCGTCAAACTGGTACTCGTGTACACCGAAACCGGCGGGGGAGACCTCGAAGGATTCTTCGATCGCGGGCACCTCGACGCCGTAGCCCCCTGGATTGTCGATCCGAAGGTAAACGATGCCCAGGCTTTTCTGTGCGGTCCGCCCGGACTCATGCGCGGCGTGCGCGAGGTATTCCGCGACGTCGGCGTCGAGCATCTGCTCAATACCGAGGAGTTCGCCCCAGCTGTAGTCGAACCCGGAGAGGTTGGCGGCCAGGTGTCTTTTACCAAAAGTGCTGTCGCAGCCGAGAACTCCGGAAGAACTCTCCTCGAGCAGGCCGAAGCGGCAGGTCTGACGCCGGAATACGGCTGCCGGATGGGAATCTGCTTCTCCTGCACTTCTGTCAAGAAGGCGGGCCGCACACGAAACATTCGCACCGGTGAGACCGACGACGAGCCGGACAAGAAGATCCAGCTCTGCGTCAGTGCTCCCGTCGGCGATGTCACCGTCGAAATCTGA
- a CDS encoding TetR family transcriptional regulator, with translation MPIPRLDIVTKAGAAPSPHEAPESRAAKKERTRQALLDTAMDLLADRGFSGISLREVAREAGIVPTAFYRHFASMEDLGVALVEESMRMLRQMLRDARRNHSAQDAAASLDILVRQVHTHERQFRFLCRERYGGVSEVRRAINTEMRLFVSELTVDLSRIVGLEGWQDPDLEMAADLIVGAMFTTIVELLDAGSAGHRSEDAVIGRAEKQLRLIMLGMATWNPSRS, from the coding sequence ATGCCGATACCTAGACTCGACATCGTGACCAAGGCCGGAGCGGCACCATCGCCACACGAAGCACCGGAAAGCAGAGCGGCAAAGAAGGAACGCACCCGCCAAGCCCTTCTCGATACAGCGATGGACCTCCTCGCCGATCGTGGCTTCTCCGGAATCAGCTTGCGCGAGGTAGCTCGCGAAGCCGGAATCGTCCCCACCGCGTTCTATCGGCATTTTGCGTCGATGGAGGACCTCGGCGTTGCACTGGTCGAAGAAAGCATGCGGATGCTCCGCCAGATGCTGCGCGACGCGAGACGCAACCACAGCGCACAGGACGCGGCAGCTTCACTCGATATCCTTGTGCGCCAGGTGCATACCCACGAACGGCAATTCCGATTCCTCTGCCGCGAACGGTACGGAGGTGTCAGCGAAGTACGACGCGCCATCAACACCGAGATGCGATTGTTCGTCAGCGAACTGACCGTCGACCTCTCTCGTATCGTCGGTCTGGAAGGTTGGCAAGATCCGGACCTCGAGATGGCAGCCGATTTGATAGTCGGGGCCATGTTCACCACCATCGTCGAACTCCTGGATGCCGGTTCGGCAGGACACCGCAGCGAGGACGCGGTGATCGGCCGCGCCGAAAAGCAGCTGCGCTTGATCATGCTCGGAATGGCTACCTGGAATCCATCTCGAAGTTGA
- a CDS encoding alpha/beta fold hydrolase, with product MSSTNTFQIPVGDLTFDVLISGPDDGIPLVALHGFPESAASWGKVTPLLTAAGYRVIAPNQRGYSSGARPEGVDAYRIEHLVADVVGLLDALAIPDAHLVGHDWGSAVAWQVAGRHPGRIRSLTAVSVPHPTAFGWALREDADQKQRSSYIGLLRQEGKAEEVLSEDNFRRLRAMFDGQIDPEFAEAHIDVLSGEGALTGALNWYRAMTRDFGDIKPTTVPTTYVWSTGDSALGRAGAQRCGEFVDAPYEFVVLDGGSHWIPEERAEELSAAIIRRAGS from the coding sequence ATGTCCTCCACGAATACGTTTCAGATTCCCGTCGGCGATCTCACTTTCGACGTCCTGATTTCCGGTCCGGACGACGGAATTCCGCTGGTAGCACTGCATGGTTTCCCCGAGAGCGCAGCGTCGTGGGGAAAGGTCACACCATTGCTGACAGCCGCCGGATACCGTGTCATCGCTCCGAATCAACGCGGATACTCATCCGGTGCTCGTCCTGAGGGCGTAGATGCGTATCGGATCGAACACTTGGTCGCGGACGTCGTCGGACTTCTCGACGCCCTGGCGATTCCCGACGCCCATCTGGTGGGTCACGACTGGGGTTCTGCAGTCGCCTGGCAGGTGGCCGGCCGCCATCCGGGCCGGATCCGCAGCCTCACTGCCGTGTCCGTTCCACACCCGACGGCTTTCGGATGGGCGCTGCGCGAGGACGCCGATCAGAAGCAGCGCTCGTCATACATCGGACTGCTACGCCAGGAAGGCAAAGCGGAGGAAGTGTTGTCGGAGGACAACTTCCGACGGCTACGTGCAATGTTCGACGGTCAGATCGATCCGGAGTTCGCGGAGGCGCACATCGATGTTCTCAGCGGGGAGGGCGCCCTGACCGGCGCGCTGAACTGGTACCGCGCCATGACCCGCGATTTCGGCGACATCAAGCCGACGACTGTGCCGACCACCTATGTCTGGAGCACGGGCGATTCCGCACTGGGCCGAGCCGGCGCGCAGCGGTGCGGCGAGTTCGTGGACGCCCCGTACGAGTTTGTTGTTCTGGACGGCGGCAGTCATTGGATTCCCGAAGAACGCGCCGAGGAATTGTCTGCCGCAATTATTCGACGAGCGGGATCCTGA